The Candidatus Hinthialibacter antarcticus genome has a segment encoding these proteins:
- the mutM gene encoding bifunctional DNA-formamidopyrimidine glycosylase/DNA-(apurinic or apyrimidinic site) lyase yields MPELPEIETVRLAVERLALGRTIAYYKVMRADYFQQGAEFASKLKGAKITAVVRRGKFLSIVLDRGYVLMHHLGMSGRFLHVPTKTPIETHTHLRIGLDDGGSEFRQRDPRRFGFAAIFQPGQLEMFDSWSCLGPDALEIRLNIFQKILHGRTAPIKNVLLNQRRIAGLGNIYVDEGLFRANILPTRRAGDVSETESKLLLRSLKQVLKESIRAGGSTTNDFQQLDGRFGEFQHAHRVYGRQGQPCLNCRKEIHKVVLGGRGTHFCPSCQK; encoded by the coding sequence ATGCCTGAATTACCCGAAATCGAAACGGTGCGTCTCGCTGTCGAACGCCTTGCGTTGGGGCGTACCATCGCATATTACAAAGTCATGCGGGCAGATTATTTTCAGCAGGGCGCGGAGTTTGCATCAAAACTCAAAGGCGCAAAGATTACCGCCGTTGTGCGCCGGGGAAAATTTCTATCAATTGTATTGGACAGAGGTTATGTGTTGATGCACCATTTGGGGATGAGCGGGCGTTTTCTCCATGTTCCAACTAAAACACCGATTGAGACGCACACCCATTTGCGCATAGGGCTTGATGATGGGGGCTCTGAGTTCCGGCAGCGCGACCCGCGCCGGTTCGGGTTTGCAGCGATTTTTCAGCCGGGGCAGTTAGAGATGTTTGATTCCTGGAGCTGTCTTGGTCCGGATGCGCTGGAAATCCGCCTCAATATATTTCAGAAAATTCTGCATGGACGAACAGCGCCAATCAAAAACGTATTGCTAAACCAGCGGCGAATTGCCGGGCTGGGCAATATCTATGTTGATGAGGGGTTGTTTCGCGCAAACATTTTACCGACCCGGAGGGCTGGTGATGTTAGCGAAACCGAAAGCAAATTGCTTTTACGTTCGCTCAAGCAGGTATTAAAAGAGTCGATCCGTGCAGGAGGATCAACAACCAATGATTTTCAACAATTGGATGGGCGCTTCGGCGAGTTCCAACATGCGCATCGCGTTTATGGAAGGCAAGGCCAGCCGTGTTTGAACTGTAGAAAGGAGATACATAAAGTCGTTTTAGGTGGTCGCGGAACGCACTTCTGCCCCTCTTGTCAAAAATAG
- a CDS encoding polyprenyl synthetase family protein, which translates to MSSTIPAYSDGTSQSTEISIQQICSPIQSELDLTKNLYENTILATSERNLLEKLVSGDGRLFIPEPFRVSVVDAISEHLLKGEGKWVRAAMALLSASSFGIENESARQIATGVELVHLATLVHDDIIDEAPMRRGVETVSNNWGNSIAVLLGDFLFCKAFKLLLASKCIQAQTMLTHATGQMCLGEIRELEYSYHNGVNEADYLEMISCKTASLMAAATASGAELAELDEETVEHMHGYGHCIGMAFQITDDVLDYTAHLSTLGKEQGVDVRNGKATLPLIHLFERESQKAEAILDGDASVEEKREALLGLMNELGSIEYAYSVGRKYGDLASEHLNAVAPHVKSPECIQSLQMLIDFILRRDC; encoded by the coding sequence ATGAGTTCGACCATTCCTGCTTATTCGGATGGGACGTCCCAATCGACCGAAATTTCGATTCAACAGATTTGTTCGCCGATTCAATCCGAATTAGACCTGACCAAGAATTTATACGAAAACACGATACTCGCGACCTCTGAACGAAATTTGTTAGAAAAACTGGTCAGTGGTGACGGGCGTTTATTTATTCCTGAACCGTTTCGCGTTTCGGTGGTAGATGCAATTTCTGAACACTTGCTCAAAGGCGAAGGCAAATGGGTGCGGGCCGCAATGGCGTTATTGAGCGCGAGCTCGTTCGGCATTGAAAATGAATCCGCCCGGCAGATCGCAACCGGCGTCGAACTGGTACACCTCGCGACTCTTGTACATGACGATATTATCGACGAAGCCCCCATGCGGCGCGGCGTTGAAACAGTTTCAAATAATTGGGGCAACTCAATTGCCGTGCTTCTCGGCGACTTTTTATTTTGCAAAGCATTCAAGTTGCTGCTCGCCAGCAAGTGCATCCAGGCGCAAACCATGTTGACTCATGCCACCGGGCAGATGTGTTTAGGCGAGATTCGCGAGTTAGAATATTCCTACCATAACGGCGTCAATGAAGCCGATTATTTAGAAATGATTTCCTGCAAAACGGCTTCGCTGATGGCAGCGGCGACCGCCTCCGGCGCGGAGTTAGCCGAACTGGACGAAGAGACCGTCGAACACATGCACGGCTACGGCCACTGCATCGGCATGGCGTTTCAGATCACGGACGACGTGCTGGATTATACCGCCCATCTCTCGACCCTTGGCAAAGAACAAGGCGTTGATGTTCGCAACGGCAAGGCGACGTTGCCATTAATTCACCTCTTCGAACGTGAAAGCCAAAAAGCGGAAGCCATCCTGGATGGCGACGCCAGCGTCGAAGAAAAACGCGAAGCGCTGTTGGGTTTAATGAACGAGTTGGGTTCAATTGAGTATGCTTATTCCGTTGGACGCAAATACGGCGACTTGGCGTCAGAACATTTAAACGCAGTTGCGCCGCACGTTAAATCACCGGAATGCATACAATCATTGCAGATGTTAATTGACTTTATTCTTCGTCGGGATTGCTAA
- the yihA gene encoding ribosome biogenesis GTP-binding protein YihA/YsxC gives MSYRIVEASFVTTAPTMKFCPPADRVEIAVAGRSNVGKSSLINALCNHKSLAKTSGTPGKTRAINYFSLRIEPGSMKFYLVDLPGYGYAKVSKSEQGEWGKSMADFLHRREPLVSVIHLIDCRHDPSKQDVQMRDWILTTGLVPITVFTKADKLKRGALNQQIKRMEKLLLFGENERWITTSAVKKDGLKELSVMIGELVESVPEGRISNPDEE, from the coding sequence ATGAGCTATCGAATTGTTGAAGCATCCTTTGTAACCACGGCGCCGACGATGAAATTTTGTCCGCCCGCCGACCGCGTCGAAATCGCGGTTGCGGGGCGTTCAAACGTCGGGAAATCCAGTTTGATTAACGCGCTGTGCAACCACAAGTCGCTGGCTAAAACCTCCGGCACTCCAGGCAAGACGCGCGCCATCAATTATTTTAGTCTGCGCATAGAGCCTGGCTCGATGAAATTCTATCTGGTTGATCTGCCTGGATACGGCTATGCGAAAGTCTCCAAAAGCGAGCAGGGTGAATGGGGGAAATCCATGGCGGATTTCCTGCACCGCCGCGAACCATTGGTTTCCGTCATCCATCTGATTGATTGCCGACACGACCCATCCAAACAGGACGTGCAAATGAGAGATTGGATTCTCACGACTGGTTTGGTTCCGATAACGGTTTTCACAAAAGCGGACAAACTCAAACGCGGCGCGTTGAATCAACAGATCAAACGTATGGAAAAGTTATTGTTGTTTGGGGAGAATGAACGCTGGATCACAACATCCGCCGTCAAAAAAGACGGACTTAAAGAGCTCAGCGTGATGATTGGCGAATTGGTTGAGTCCGTACCCGAGGGCCGTATTAGCAATCCCGACGAAGAATAA
- the murB gene encoding UDP-N-acetylmuramate dehydrogenase — MTDCVSSIEQTLRDALGDGLRTQVPLAPYTTLQIGGPAEFFLEATSQDQLIAAYRAANELGLRFIFLAGCSNVLIDDAGLKGLVVVNKTQEIHWHDDFTVHVDGGYNLDQFVTDASQRGWADITFAAGIPGSIGGAIVGGAGAFGNLVHEFVLEARVLRKDGGIENVPVESLGITYRNSEARKRGDILLGAYLGKFESGDDEALLENIKKIKEQREVKHPGVDEPSAGSFFKNLPPAEPGGWRTPAGKYLDEAGVKGMRVGNAGVFDKHANIIINLGGATCDDVNQLAQQMAERVNEKFNIKLEREVQYLK; from the coding sequence ATGACCGATTGCGTTTCTTCTATCGAACAAACATTACGCGACGCGTTGGGAGACGGCCTGCGAACCCAGGTTCCGCTCGCCCCGTACACGACGTTGCAAATTGGCGGCCCGGCGGAGTTCTTTTTGGAAGCGACTTCGCAAGACCAACTGATCGCGGCCTATCGGGCGGCGAATGAGTTAGGGCTTCGCTTTATTTTTCTGGCGGGCTGTTCCAACGTGTTGATTGATGACGCAGGGCTCAAGGGCCTGGTCGTCGTGAATAAGACGCAAGAAATTCATTGGCATGATGATTTCACCGTCCATGTAGACGGTGGCTACAATCTCGACCAGTTTGTCACCGACGCATCGCAGCGCGGTTGGGCGGATATTACATTTGCGGCGGGCATCCCCGGTTCGATCGGCGGCGCCATTGTCGGCGGCGCGGGCGCGTTTGGAAACCTGGTACATGAATTTGTGCTGGAAGCCCGCGTACTTCGTAAGGACGGCGGCATTGAGAATGTCCCCGTTGAGTCGTTGGGAATTACCTATCGTAACAGTGAAGCGCGCAAACGCGGCGATATTTTGCTCGGGGCTTATTTGGGGAAATTTGAATCCGGCGACGATGAGGCGCTGCTTGAAAACATTAAGAAAATCAAAGAGCAGCGCGAAGTCAAACACCCTGGCGTCGATGAGCCGTCCGCTGGGTCGTTTTTTAAGAACTTACCGCCCGCCGAACCCGGCGGATGGAGAACCCCCGCAGGCAAGTATTTAGATGAAGCGGGCGTGAAGGGAATGCGCGTCGGCAATGCGGGCGTGTTCGACAAACACGCCAATATCATCATCAATTTAGGCGGGGCGACCTGTGACGACGTGAACCAACTGGCGCAGCAAATGGCTGAGCGGGTCAACGAAAAATTTAACATCAAACTCGAACGCGAAGTTCAATACCTAAAGTAA